One window of the Oncorhynchus gorbuscha isolate QuinsamMale2020 ecotype Even-year linkage group LG17, OgorEven_v1.0, whole genome shotgun sequence genome contains the following:
- the LOC124001933 gene encoding glutamyl aminopeptidase-like — MVESLDFEKAEKRYCIRGKHVALICAVVVVSAVAVGLGVGLTQPDSTPADPAPTEGPPKPTSPPPPADRGPCKPSNNTDGDWKNFRLPDYVKPVHYDLHLEPDLTTDLYMGNVSVHLEVRRPTRHLWLHIRETFVRAVPRLVLKTPQAQRDVTVAIKGCFEFKLQEYVVVEAEEELAATKPNEVYILTLDFQGWLNGSLVGFYRVTYTENGATKKIAATDHEPTDARKSFPCFDEPNQKATYKISITHDKDYEALSNMPVEGAPELLPDNKIKTSFQRSVPMSTYLVCFAVHQFTFVERKSSRGIPLRIYAQPAQIATAEYAANTTKIIFDYFEEYFDMTYSIPKLDKIAIPDFGTGAMENWGLITYREANLLYDENQSSSYNKQRVASVIAHELVHQWFGNIVTMDWWDDLWLNEGFASFFEYIGVEEAEPLWGMRDIMIISDVLPVMVDDALVTSHPIIVDVSTPAQITSVFDSISYSKGASILRMVEDWLGRDNFRDGCRKYLKDFHFENAKTDNFWASLANVSGLPVADVMDTWTKQMGYPVLDLSTINDQTKLTQRRFLLDPNANPTQPPSPLSYKWNIPVKWYSVDSNTSISIMFNKSNPELVLAGYSPATDGLLKVNNDHIGFYRVNHPDSIWSTISQQLQTNHQELDAADRCSYIDDVFALGRADAVDYGNAFNLTKYLTNETEYIVWKRVSSSIAYVQDMLSDDTVLYPKFQKLFREHVQTISRQLGWDDVGSQRDRLLRETVLEIACQMGDQEVLNEASTIFDQWIAGTISTVGVNLRLLVYRYGMKNSGTGAKWNVMFERYKTESLAQEKDKLLYGLASVENVSLLNNLLEACKDESIVRTQDLFTVVRYVSLNRYGKTMAWNWVVLNWNYLVNRYTINDRNLGRLLTRISTTYNTELQLWQMEHFFKLNPNAGAGEMPRQQALETVKNNIEWVRRNKAEIRSWLESNVTY, encoded by the exons ATGGTTGAAAGCCTGGACTTTGAGAAGGCGGAGAAGAGGTATTGCATCCGAGGAAAGCACGTGGCCCTCATCTgtgctgtggtggtggtgtcagCTGTAGCTGTGGGGCTGGGGGTGGGCCTCACACAGCCCGACAGTACCCCGGCTGACCCGGCCCCCACCGAGGGACCCCCCAagcccacctcccctcccccaccagCTGACAGGGGGCCCTGCAAGCCCTCCAACAACACTGACGGGGACTGGAAGAATTTCCGGCTGCCGGACTACGTGAAGCCGGTGCACTATGACCTCCACCTGGAGCCTGACCTGACCACTGACCTCTACATGGGGAATGTATCCGTGCACCTGGAGGTGAGACGACCCACGAGGCACCTGTGGCTCCACATCCGGGAGACTTTCGTCAGGGCAGTCCCCAGGCTTGTCCTGAAAACCCCACAGGCTCAGAGGGATGTGACTGTGGCCATCAAGGGTTGCTTTGAGTTCAAACTGCAGGAGTATGTCGTAGTGGAGGCGGAGGAGGAGCTTGCGGCCACCAAGCCCAATGAGGTGTACATCCTCACCCTGGACTTCCAGGGCTGGCTCAACGGATCTCTGGTGGGCTTCTACAGAGTCACCTACACAGAAAATGGGGCCACCAA AAAAATTGCTGCCACCGACCATGAGCCGACAGACGCCCGCAAATCTTTCCCCTGTTTTGATGAGCCAAACCAGAAGGCCACCTACAAGATTTCCATCACCCATGACAAGGACTATGAAGCCCTCTCCAATATGCCAGTGGAG GGCGCCCCAGAGCTGCTTCCTGACAATAAGATCAAAACCTCCTTCCAGAGATCCGTTCCAATGAGTACCTATTTGGTATGTTTTGCTGTGCACCAGTTTACGTTTGTGGAAAGGAAATCGTCTAGAGGAATTCCT TTGCGAATCTATGCACAGCCTGCACAAATTGCGACAGCAGAGTATGCTGCTAACACAACCAAGATAATTTTTGACTACTTTGAGGAATATTTCGACATGACATACTCCATCCCAAAGCTAG ATAAGATTGCCATCCCTGACTTTGGCACAGGTGCCATGGAGAACTGGGGTCTGATCACCTACAGGGAGGCCAACCTCCTCTATGATGAGAACCAGTCGTCATCGTACAACAAACAACGTGTGGCTAGCGTCATCGCTCATGAGCTGGTCCACCAG TGGTTCGGGAACATCGTGACCATGGATTGGTGGGATGACCTTTGGTTAAATGAGGGCTTTGCCAGTTTCTTTGAGTACATCGGTGTAGAGGAGGCTGAGCCCCTCTGGGGAATG CGTGACATCATGATCATCAGTGATGTACTTCCTGTCATGGTGGACGATGCACTCGTCACCTCCCATCCAATCATTGTGGATGTATCAACTCCGGCTCAGATTACCTCTGTGTTTGATAGCATATCCTACAGTAAG GGGGCATCAATTCTCAGGATGGTGGAGGACTGGTTGGGTCGAGACAACTTCAGAGATGGCTGTCGG AAATACTTGAAAGATTTCCACTTTGAGAATGCCAAAACAGACAACTTTTGGGCATCACTTGCTAAT GTGAGTGGGTTGCCTGTAGCAGACGTGATGGACACATGGACCAAACAGATGGGCTACCCAGTACTGGACCTGTCTACCATCAATGATCAGACCAAACTCACCCAGCGAAGATTCCTGTTGGACCCCAATGCTAATCCCACCCAGCCACCCTCACCACTCAG TTACAAGTGGAACATCCCTGTTAAGTGGTACTCAGTGGATAGTAATACATCTATTTCCATCATGTTCAACAAGTCCAATCCAG AGCTAGTCTTAGCTGGCTATTCCCCTGCTACGGATGGACTGCTGAAGGTCAACAACGACCACATTGGATTTTACAGAGTCAATCACCCTGACAGCATATGGAGCACAATTAGTCAACAACTCCAAACAAATCACCAG GAGTTAGACGCTGCTGACCGATGCAGTTACATTGATGATGTCTTTGCTCTGGGAAG GGCAGACGCTGTCGATTATGGAAATGCATTCAACCTGACAAAATACCTGACCAATGAGACTGAGTACATCGTCTGGAAACGTGTGTCTTCTTCCATCGCCTATGTGCAAGACATGTTATCAGACGACACTGTTCTTTACCCCAAATTCCAG AAATTATTCCGTGAGCATGTGCAGACTATCTCCAGGCAACTAGGATGGGACGACGTGGGAAGCCAGAGAGATAG GCTGTTGCGTGAGACAGTCCTGGAAATTGCTTGTCAAATGGGCGACCAGGAAGTTCTAAATGAAGCATCTACTATATTTGACCAATGGATCGCAGGAACCATCAG CACTGTGGGGGTGAACCTGCGCTTGCTGGTGTATCGCTACGGCATGAAGAACTCAGGCACTGGGGCGAAGTGGAACGTAATGTTTGAGAGATACAAAACAGAGAGCTTGGCCCAAGAGAAGGACAAGCTCTTGTATGGATTGGCGTCTGTGGAGAATGTCAGTCTTCTGAATAA CTTACTGGAGGCGTGTAAAGATGAGAGTATTGTGAGGACTCAGGATCTGTTCACTGTGGTCCGCTATGTCTCTCTGAATCGCTACGGCAAGACCATGGCCTGGAACTGGGTCGTCCTCAACTGGAACTACCTAGTGAACAG atACACCATCAATGACAGGAACCTGGGACGCCTGCTGACCAGAATCAGCACCACCTACAACACAGAGCTACAGCTGTGGCAG ATGGAGCACTTTTTCAAGCTGAACCCTAATGCCGGGGCTGGGGAGATGCCTAGGCAGCAAGCTCTAGAAACGGTGAAGAACAACATTGAGTGGGTCAGGAGGAACAAGGCAGAGATCAGGTCATGGCTGGAGAGCAATGTCACTTACTGA